The region TGAACATCATAGAATAGACCATGGACGGCGACGTATGAAAAGGCTCGGAGAAGCTAAAAACTTAACGTAAGCGTGCCTCTGACGTCGCAAGTTCTTCTCGAGACAAAGAAAGCCTGAGCCGTATACTGTTGATGCCTATTATGCGATTGCCTACTATCGATCTTGCCAATTTATTTCTGTAGTACAATCGTACAAGTGAATCTCTTGATTTCACAATTTCGCAGAAGGAACATTGAAAAAGCCAAATCAAAGATGAACGTTGAAACTGAATCAGAAGTGGATATAGGTGTCGTTGATTTTGATGCTTGTGACAGTCCTTTGTCGACCAGAATGAGTACTACCGAGAATGATGGACCAAAAGCAGCTCGCGACTCTCCTCGAGGGCGAACAACAATAAAACTTGTTATTGGTCTTTTGTTACTTGGCTTTGTTGCCTTTGTCATCCTTGATTCACTAACAAACAGATACGTGCGTGACGGAATCGATTCATTCCTCGACTGGATTGAGGAGAATTCCGTTGAAGGAATCTTCCTTTTTGTGCTCGGTGCGTATGTATTGCGCGCTATTAGCAAGCTGCCTCTTGAAATATCACACATGGTCCAGGAAATGATCTCACTATgtctttttgactttttaGTTTACTTCGCTGCAACAATTTTGTTTATTCCCGGCTCAATTTTAACGCTTGGTGCTGGTTTCGTTTTCGCATCCTCCTTTGGCCTTGGACTGGGACTTGTTATTGGAGTGTTTGCTGTTTTTCTTGGAGCAAGCTTGGGCGCCACTGCATCTTTCTTTATTGGACGTTACTTGCTCCGGGACCAAGCAACAAAGCTGACGAAGAAGTACGCAGTTTTCGAGGCCTTGGACGTCGCTCTTCAAGAAAACGGCTTGAAGATTTTGGTCCTGCTTAGATTGTCTCCAATTGTTCCTTTCAATGCTATCAACTACATATGCGGTGTAACGGCTGTATCAATTCGCGATTACATCCTGGCACTGTTTGCTATTTTACCTGGTACAACCTTGTACGTGTTTCTCGGCGCTTCAGCTGGAAGTCTTAGTGATAGTGCTTCAAGTGGCGACGACTCTACTGTTACAATCACTGTAGTAGTCCTCGGAATTGTCTTGGGTTTTATTGCCATTTGGATTTCAGCACGTTACGCGAGAAAGGAACTGAACAGGGTTCTTGAACAAAGACGTGCAGAATCTGAGCAGTCCGAGGAAACAGCTGAGAGTAATATTGAACAAGGTGTGGTGAATCATCCTCGAGATAGAGATTTGGACTGTTCTGAGTGTGAACAAGTTGGGGATGTCGGACCAGTGGAACTGTCGATCAAATGACACGgtcaattgactgtaaaggAAACCGCAATAGTTATTGAATTTTCGGATCGGGCTGACTGCATACAGTACATTAACTTTTCTCAATTTATATAAGTATTTTGACTTACGACAGTTTGCGAAAACTTATATCTTTGTGTTTTGAGAAACGCTGCTATTGCGGACGATGATCAAAATATGATTTACAGTCGATGATACTCATACAATCAAAGCCGCCAGGAACGCGGTCATGGAGGAAGGTAATTTTCCTGACCGAGTACAGCCAGACAAGCTATCTCTGAGCTCGACACATGTTCTGACTGTTAGTGCAGGTCAACTTCATCCTAAACTTCGATTACTTCATTAAATTAGCATGTGCGACAGAAAATTCGAAGTCAATGTTTTCGATTCATGCCAATTTACATGAAACAGTTCACTGGTCACCTTTCATTGTTGTGGTCTGTTGTAAAACACCAAATGACTTCCTATCCAGTCTTTCAGCTAGACTTTAAGTAATAATAATAATGAGAAAATTCGCCGAAGGGGATGAGGAAAAGCGTAAAACtgctaaaggggacagaacgtgttcagtctaagtagcttcatttgtAGTCAGTATATCTATAAGTATTCAAACCATTTAAAGTAACAACATCGTGAATTTGCCTCAGAGGTGCCGACCGTTGCCGGTCAATTACCAAACAGCAGTTACTCACTGTCACCTCAGCTTTTTTTGGACAACTCTGAAAATGGCTATGGCTCCAGCTTCCAATCCATAGGATCCGCAAGAAGGCTGCTGAGCCCGAAAGTCAATCCAATCTGCACCGTATGGTAGATTTGAACTctcgtttgcttcttttcaGAGTTCTCATGTTCTTATTTCCCTCTGtgaaaagcaaaaatctGCCGACAAATGTATGGCCCCGACAGGGAAATATGCACTTCCATCCCAAATGACTACAATGAGCTGGAATATTGAAGTTCCTAAGCGTCATCTGTCGATTTCCACTATTTGCGGTTCAATCCATTAGCACGCATCGTTTTGGGGAACAATCCGGCCCACTGGAGAGGTTTGCTACCGAAACAAACTCGTTTCCTTTTGGTTTTCCTCGGACCCCCCCCCCTCGATAAGTATCTTGGCAGGAAACGTCGGCTTCTGTGACAAAATCTTTGCCtatagtttgaatacttaaCACGTTCTGTCCTCTTTTACATTAGAAGTTTTTCACgtttttccatcccctttacaTTAGCAAATTTTCTCATTGGTTGTTGTGCGGTTAAATGTTAAGTGTCACGGTCTAGAATTTCTCAAATATTCATGGGTGCGTGTAGCGAGGGCACTGTGAGAACACACTGCACAATAGGCTTCTGATATCAGTTCTTTTTCGGACATTGGTGGCCATCTGGATCGAAGGGCACGAGCAAAAAACCGAACCAAAGTGAAATGGAGTCAAGCATCATGACACTCATGAATCATAAAAACGAAAGGCGTCACTGTCTCCTCCACTTACTCATTGTCTTTCGCCATTTCAGGTTTCTCGAAGGGAAAATTAAACTGGCCTGTAAACTGTGATTATTAAAGGCCATGTGGAATCTCGTTTTATTACTCTCCTTGGTACCGACTCCTCATGCGTGGGTACCAACCCGCTCAAACACGCGTCGGATCGCGTTGTCGACAAAGATCATGGCCCTACCGATGGACGATCTCGCTAAAACCGGCGACGAGCAGAACCCATGCTGGGAAGATCTTTATGATGACGACTGTGTAATGAGCAACGCCGCAGCCGCCAATTTTGTTGCGAGTAAATGGATCAAAGGATTGCCTTGTGGGCAGGGACTTGAGGTTCGTTCATGGCAGTTTTTTGTACCAGCTCCAAGCTGAGAATATACGACGTCACTTGGGgtctaatgtaaatgaattGTCTTTTGCTTACACTAATTTGATTTAATGGCTTATTTTTTTGGTGCACAGGACTGCGATATGCCTGAAGATCTAACGTTACCCGAGACAAGACCTGAAGCTGGCGTTGACCATGTTGATGTCATGGAGTTTCTTGGTCTACATAGGGCAGAAGGGATCAACAATGATAAAAATAGAGGCTCTTTTTTGCAGCCGTGAATAAGATGAGAATTGGATCCAGTTGAGCCTTGTAGTAAAGACAATCATTGCATCAACAAAACCGCTTCTATTGATTGTATTGTGGACATTGGCTGCAATGTGACCGTACTCCACTTGCTCACGGAATACATTCTCTGAGATGAGCCATATCTTTTGCTGACTTTATAAAGAGAGATTTCTGTGTGTAattagaaaacccctacggCAAGCATCCAGATGGGGTTGTTATGAGTTTTATGTTTCCGACTTGTGTCAGCGTACAAACGTATTTACGTTCCTTTGGTTCCTCATGCACGCTTCTAGCCCattatcgttgcagttttctaatagTAACCTCCCTCTTTAGAGTAAGAGAGCTTGCCGCTACAGCAAAATAATTCTGCTGTCTCTTACATTGCCAGTACCAAGCCATCACTATTCGCAAAAAAGGGTGTGCGGTACATCATGAACAATTTTTTTGGCAGGACGATCATTCCGCTTCGGTTGGGCGCCAACCGCGTGGCATACGCGACTTCTGTGCCTTCTCTGATTTCGAACCGTTGCGCCAAAATTAACTCTCTTCCTCGTTCTGTCGATGGGCAGGGAATTATTTTTTCCATTGGGAAGAACTCATCTAGAATAAACTTACTGAGGCTTCGCCGGCTATCGGACAAACCAAACCCTCGCCAAGACGTTGAAAAAATCATTCGTGTAGCAAAGACAAATAAAACGTCGGAGCCGAAGACGTTCTACGGAAAATTTCTGGGTCCAAAGCAGATGCCAGAACGCAACACGGCAGCATGGTACAGAGAAATGCTTCTAATTTGCACCGTATTTGGTATAACGGGTTCGTCAACGATGCTTTTGGTAAGTTTTGGATATTCAAATAGCAGATGTTTTCATCCAACATGTAAGTTGAATATAGTCTGACCTCTATTTTATCGACGATTCGTAGGTCAGGCCTGCTGTAAAAGAAGTGCTTGGCATTCAAGGAACGTTCAAAGATGGGCCTTGGTCTTACAGAATCTGCTCCATTGTCATTATGAGTCCAATTTATGCAACGCTTCTAGTTGTTGTGGGAACCCTCTTTGGAAGACACGCTTACTTTCGTCATTTTGCGGTCAAGATATTCAGCCGTTTCGGGCTCCCGCCCGAGATTTTGGATAGACATTTTCACCAGACCAAGACAAGCTTTCGCAAATGGTAGACACTATGACTATTTTAACGTGGGCGCGTTACCTTTGTGTAGCTCTTCAGATTTGTCTCATACAGCCCTTTTCCATGTCGAAAATTGAACAATAGGTGCAGATGCTCTATGGTCCTTAGGCTAGAGCAGTTCTGCTTGTAGCTCGTTTGTTGATTTTACATTGCCTTCCGTTAGCTTCCGAAGTGTAAAAAACATGAAGCGTTGGTATCGATTGAGGGTTGGGGTTCGGTTtcgctgacagtgacgcACAGTTATTGAAATTGCCTCTTTCGTCTGGCTTTTGCGGAGTAACTTTGATATACTTTTGGTCGATTCCATTGCTCTCGCAGTAACCACGGCACGCCAGTTTGCTCCCATAAGATCTCTCGCTGGGGGCGACGCGATGAGGGGAAAGCCTGTATCCCGACCAATCGCGCTAGGGCGTCTATATTCGGGTTTCGCAACGGCAGCTATAGCAATCTTTTTGAGACCAAGGCCAGTCTTTGCCAATAGACAATCTCAGAGGCTACTTTACATTGCCTTTCTCACATCTGAGTCGCTCCACCGAGACTGTAAGATAAATTGGCTTGCGTCGAGAGGTGTATCTGCTATCTCATTTGGTATGGATGGAACAAAGGAAATAGGAGCAGAGAATTGGATCGACATGCTGCCTCTGGAAAATGGCTCTCATCGATCGGCGAAAGTTCGGGTTCCTAAAGCATCGTATGAGCCGGATGCTTCAAAAGACTCATTTGACAAGGCTGGCTTTCGCAATCGTCTTGAGGCAACGGTCACTGCTTGTCGGGAAATGGGAAAGTCAAGCTTATGGATGCAGGTTCCTATGTCTCGGGCTTCACTCATTGAGGATATGAACGAATTTGGACTGAGATTCCACCATGTTAATGGCGATGATGTCATTCTTAACGTTTGGTTAAAGGATAGTGAATCCAAGATACCAGAGTTTGCTACGCACAATGTAGGAGTTGGAGCAGTTGTCGTGAACTCGAGGAACGAGATCCTTTGTGTGAGAGAGCTGCGAAATAATTACATGAAATGGAAAACGCCTACAGGGCTCTCCGATCTCGGCGAGCAAATCGATGACGCCGCCTGTCGTGAAGTCTTGGAGGAAACTGGAATTCAAACGAGATTTCACAGTTTGCTAGGTTTTCGTCAAACGCACGGACTAGCGCACGGCCGCTCTGAtcttttctttgtttgtCGTCTTGATCCGCTTGAAGAATTTGATTGCAAGGGTGACCTCCTGATACCGACACCAGTGCCGCAGACCGACGAGATTCAGTCAGTAGAGTGGGTCCCGCTCGAGGAATATCGAAGGATGGTAAATGGTGAAGACGGTAGTGGTGTTGGTCACCCCATGATGAAACATGTAATAGAAGTCTTCGATGCAGGTCGCCGTATAGAAAAGACTGTTGTCAGCAGCGTCATTCCCGGCCGTAAACCAAACTCTGTGTATTTTCCGGTAGAAAATAACAAAAACAGATAATGAAGGATATACATTTTTTCAGAAAGCATGAATTTACATAAGATATTACCTATACATACGCACACTTCCTTGGCAGATGGAAAAGGGACCCTTGGCCGCGACTCCAGGTCCAGAAACACCACCTCCCACCGCTCTTCCTCGCATTTAGCGGGCACGCTGGCGCATCTTACGACGCTTACGGCGAAGACGACGCATGCGCTTCTTGCGCCACTTGCGACGCATACCGGCCTGGACTTCGAGACCAAGTGCGAgttcgtcttcttcgctcACACCGTTTCGCTCCAGAGATCCAAATTCGAGGATTTTGCTTCCGAAAGAAAGACGAATCTGGTCGGCGGGGACGAATTCCTTATTCTCAATCATGGCCTTGAGAGACTCGACCGAAGTGGCGGAGTCAACCTCGTACGAGGTAGTTCCGATAAAAATCTGCATGACAAATAACTTTTGGGACAACTGGTTGCTCGGACCTAACGAGAGACAAAAAGGATGAGAGCGGTGCACAAGTAAAAATCAGTGCAGCGAATCGACGATGGAAGCCTTCGTTTCTAGCAACGCAATAAAGCTGCGGTGTGGATCCGCGGTTGTTTCCAGCCAAGCCGATAACCTGAGGGGCGTTTCCACAAATAACGTTCCTCGCGGGATCTACCGATCCTCATCAAATCCCTCCCGACGCAAACCTTCTCACACATGTTTGCCGTCCTGCATCCCACTAATCCTTCACGGGAACCAACCAAGTCATCCATTACGGTTGATCGTACCTTGCGAAAGGGAACAGACTGCAGTTATGGGAGAAGCGACTTCCGTCTTGATTTTTCATTCTCAATTCGGTGGTCCGTACGATTGACTCGTGAGTTTCCACCACAGACAACATCTCGTTGAATTCTACGTGCATATATAGTACCAGAGTAACACAGCCCAATCCCTGAACGGTCATGTTTTATTTTACTTAAAACAAACCGTTTTTCACGTCCTACAGCAATTGTTTCCTGTAAGCGAAACAAAACAATAAAACAATTGACAgtaaaaaacaaaaagcacCAGCGGTATTCATTGGAGAGACGGAGCGAACAGCCAGAGATAACAAAGAGCGCACACTAGAAATACGTTTGTGCTCTGCTTCTCCATCAATTGTATCACAGCCAGCCACTTACTGTGAAGACAACGCCATTCTAAAGAATGGCCCCCgtcgaagaaaagaaggagacGTTCGATGTTCGCGGCGGAATCCGTTTCGGAGCAGGCGTAGCTTACACGGACGAGTACGGGGGTCCGACGCCATCCGCGGAGAGCGACGATTACGTTGCCGAGCTTCCcacagaggaagaagagcgaGCCATGATTCTTGGGCAGGAAGAATTGATGGATGAAGGGAGAGCCCTTCATCACCCCAGTACCATGTCGGCGCTCCGTAAACAGGTACGTGGGCAAACCCTTGTCGGCTGGAATAGTCGCGCCTGCTTTGCTCTCCCGGGACGCGCCTCTCAACACACAGTTTCTCCTTACTTTTTGTTCAGGGAGAAGCGGGCGAAAACGAAGACCCATTCACCAATCACGAATCGGGATCTGGGTTAGTGAACACCAGAATTTCGGATCGCGAATCGTCGTACCAATCGCGGAGAAACAATCGCTTGATTCTAGAAGATGGTGTTTCGTTTAAGGACGCCATGAAGCAAGCAAATATCGAAAAGGAACGCGACGAGCTTGTTCGGGAGGTTCAAAAAAGTCTAAAAGAAAACGACGACCTAACGCGTCAGGAGCTTGGGGAGACGGCTTCGACACGGCGTCGAAAGCGAAGATGGGACACTAGTGGTTCGGAGGATAACGAAGCTCCAACAACAGTTGCACCGGACACGGCGATGGTTTCCGATACCGAATCGGTTGCCAGCGCAAAAAATAAGTGGGACGATGTCATATCCACGGGAGCTTCGTCACGTCGAAGGAAAAGATGGGACGAAACTCCTGTGATGGCGGCGTCATCATCAGTAGCAGCCACGCCTCTTGTCACGACCGGGTGTCGATCAAAATGGGACGAGACTCCTGTATTGGCTTCAGGTGGCGTAGGAGTGATAAAGACCCCTACGCTTGCTGGCGCTCGGAACCGTTGGGATGCAACTCCGTTGTCTACACAGCCTTTGGCAGGTGCGTCGCAAACTCCCATGGGAACGCCGCTAGATAAAGCAATGTTGTTGGAGCGAGAAATGGAATCAAGAAACAGACCATGGACTGAAGGTGCTTTGGACgcaattcttccttctgAAGCATACAACATTGTTCGTCCACCGTCAACCTACATTCCTCTCCGGACACCCGGTCGAAAGCTCCTGGCTACACCCACGCCGATGTCGATGACCCCTGCGGGCTTCCAGATGGAAGTGCCCGCTGAGCAGCGCATAGACGCGTCAGTTCAAGATATTCGAGAGGCGTACGGTATCCCTTTGGCCCCGACTGCCGACGAGACGGGTGCTGTAGGATCATTACCATATATTAAACCCGAGGACATGCAGTACTTTGGGCGGCTTGCCGAGGAAgtcaacgaagacgatatATCAAAGGATGAGTTGAAGGAACGTCAAATTATG is a window of Phaeodactylum tricornutum CCAP 1055/1 chromosome 28, whole genome shotgun sequence DNA encoding:
- a CDS encoding predicted protein, producing MSTTENDGPKAARDSPRGRTTIKLVIGLLLLGFVAFVILDSLTNRYVRDGIDSFLDWIEENSVEGIFLFVLVYFAATILFIPGSILTLGAGFVFASSFGLGLGLVIGVFAVFLGASLGATASFFIGRYLLRDQATKLTKKYAVFEALDVALQENGLKILVLLRLSPIVPFNAINYICGVTAVSIRDYILALFAILPGTTLYVFLGASAGSLSDSASSGDDSTVTITVVVLGIVLGFIAIWISARYARKELNRVLEQRRAESEQSEETAESNIEQGVVNHPRDRDLDCSECEQVGDVGPVELSIK
- a CDS encoding predicted protein produces the protein MWNLVLLLSLVPTPHAWVPTRSNTRRIALSTKIMALPMDDLAKTGDEQNPCWEDLYDDDCVMSNAAAANFVASKWIKGLPCGQGLEDCDMPEDLTLPETRPEAGVDHVDVMEFLGLHRAEGINNDKNRGSFLQP
- a CDS encoding predicted protein: FDKAGFRNRLEATVTACREMGKSSLWMQVPMSRASLIEDMNEFGLRFHHVNGDDVILNVWLKDSESKIPEFATHNVGVGAVVVNSRNEILCVRELRNNYMKWKTPTGLSDLGEQIDDAACREVLEETGIQTRFHSLLGFRQTHGLAHGRSDLFFVCRLDPLEEFDCKGDLLIPTPVPQTDEIQSVEWVPLEEY
- a CDS encoding predicted protein, yielding MAPVEEKKETFDVRGGIRFGAGVAYTDEYGGPTPSAESDDYVAELPTEEEERAMILGQEELMDEGRALHHPSTMSALRKQGEAGENEDPFTNHESGSGLVNTRISDRESSYQSRRNNRLILEDGVSFKDAMKQANIEKERDELVREVQKSLKENDDLTRQELGETASTRRRKRRWDTSGSEDNEAPTTVAPDTAM